In Synchiropus splendidus isolate RoL2022-P1 chromosome 7, RoL_Sspl_1.0, whole genome shotgun sequence, the genomic window TGAAACTGAACATATACCCACCTGCTGGACCCCGTTCTTAAGTCTTCAGTCCATCATAAATATCCACAATGAACCATCCGTACATctgtaaaaatgatgtcattcaCTATGGCCGCCAAGTGGCGACCTCAAAATGTGCAACAAACTAGATAATACTTAACTTCCATGgcaaactttgggtcacacttCTCACCTTCTCATTTACAGTTTGCCTTCATCTCCAACTGTTTTCAAGCTATAACCTTTTGTAATGTTgattttaatgttgaatatttcattgaagaaaCTCTGGCATCTGGAGTGTTCAGATGGGTCTTATATGGCAGGACAATTCCAGCATGTTCCCTTGTGTTATGCTTAAATCCAAGACCCAGAAGTTCGACGTTCGGTGACctgtaaaaagtgtttttgaagtttatttcatttttctttcagggCCTGTGTTTGGAAACATGAACCAGTTTGTTGGCCTCGGTGTCTTCCTGGACACGTACCCCAATGCAGACAAGACTCATGATGTGAGTGCACGTGTGTCAGCTCTTCAGCGTCTTCACGCTCACCGCGTGTCTGGTGGCCCTCTCTCCTGCCTCCCATGAGCctgtttcagattcaggaaGTGTGGGTCGCTGGCATTCGTCCACCATCCCACGTCGTCTCTTTGAACATCAACCATGCGCCCACTTTTGTACTTTCTGAAAAGATGATGACCAGGAAGAGTGATGGTTTTTGACCAGAAAATCCTGTTGGTTTATTGAGGCCATGTTTGCCGTGGTAAGGCCGTGCTGTTTGCTGTTCTCAGGTCAAAGGTGGCAGAGGCTCTGACTGGTTTAAGAGGATGAAGCCAGTCTGTGACGCGCTGCTTTTGTTAGCTGTTGAAGTCTTATGAAGGTGTAGAAATGGTCTAGATCTGAATCAGTGTTTGTCATTGACCTGACCCTTGGTTTCATCATCAAGGTCCTTCCCTCCCATTTGTATCGATTTCATTTATGTCTTCAACTTCAACACTGGTCCGTATGCGCTTCTCCTTCCAGAGAGCCTTCCCCTACGTGTCTGTGATGTTGGGTAATGGCACGCTGACCTATGACCACGACCGCGACGGCAGACCCACTGAACTGGGAGGCTGCGCTGCCATGCTTCGCAACGTGGCCCACGACACCTTCCTCCTCGTCAGATACTTGAAAAACCGACTGACGGTACTGAACCATCTGTTGCACCGAGTGGAATTTCCACGACTGTGTTACCATCTCCCTCTTCCATCAGCTCAAACTGGACGTGGACGGTAAGCAGGAGTGGAAAGACTGTGCGGACGTGACCGGGCTGCGCTTGCCCACGGGTTATTTCCTCGGTGCTTCTTCGCTCACGGGAGACTTGTCTGGTATGAAGCCACATCAAgaactgttctttttttttggagagaGTGTTACTGAGGTCTCCTGCTTACCGCAGACAACCACGACATCATCTCCATGAAGCTGTACCAGCTAACACCTGAGAACGGTCTGGAtgacaaagaggaggaggaggaggaggaggaagtgctgCTTCCAAGAGTGGACAACATGGAGCAGTTCCACGGTAACAAGTCACACTCGTGTTGAGATTAGAAGAGCAAAGGCCGACATTGAACCTGAGAAGTGTGTGGATCTCCACTTTTTCCGTTGTTCATATCCGTGCTCAGTACACACATCAAGGGTTCTACATGaaatttattttccaaaaatgcATCCATATGTGTtagatgggttgatgaggcttcatgaaacagtgtcctgatgtccAGAGGCCACCacgtggcactgtctgctgtaaaatgtttgaacttgaacacctgattcaatgaaacctcacatcatttctaaaccaagagctccatctagtggcctctgaaaatgtttcagcagccctgcagtactgtttcatgatacctacccatcactgctgTATATATAATGTAGTATAACGGTACATCAAggtgttgagaaaaaaaaatggatttagaAATAATGTGGATGAAGAGTGTTAAacatatcatttaaaaaaacgaaacaaagtCATGGTTTTTTATGGAGTTTTATGAGCCACTTTTGACACTGAAGCTTCAACTCTGCATGGTTAACCGCGGGATAGAACCCAATCTGTCAGCTGTCTGACGATTTGACTTGGAAGATCTTGGAAGACACCACGAGCAAAGCAAGCATGCGAATATAGCTGAACATAAGTAGCACAGAATGAGTGTCTTGGTGGAGGTAtgcactgtcccagtgccttcAGTTGGTATTCTTTAGTTTCAAACATGACAGATTGTCTGTCAAATTGTCTCCTGATTCAGAACAGAATCTCTCCATTTCAATGTTGGGTTTTGAATATGTCATTGTACTCGATGTGAGAATTGGCTGAGCCGTGAAGGATGCGGTGTAAATCCTGGATCATGTCCTGGAACTGTAAGTCTGACTTTGTTGCATCTCCCTCtgcagtggaggtggaggaggaagggaTGAGCGGCGTCCAGCTGTTCTTCACGATCCTGTTCTCGCTCCTGGGCCTGGCAGTTCTGGCAGCAGTCGGCGCCATCCTTTACGGACGCTGGAAGGAAAACAAGCGCAAGCGTTTCTACTGACCTGAGCCGGAGCGTCACAGCTGAGTGCCGGGCCGACGTCGCCGCCTCTCATCAGCCATTCGAGCAAATCCAACCTGAAAGAGATCAGTAGCTTTGAAAAGATGACGACGAAGATTCTAGTGTTCAATATCGAATCATCTCAGAACTGCACTGAGACACAAACTCTGAGGCTCCGGATGATTGTTTCTCTAAACTGGATTTTTGTAGTTGAAGTACACCTCCTTTTACCACTGGGTGCTGCTCGTGAGCAGCATTGTGCCACTGAGCGCTGGTGCGTGTTTGACCGCGACTCAGCCTCCACTTACTGAGCTGTCCAAATCTCAGGGTCTACATGGGCAGAGGATGACTTTTACAGCGACCTTCAGCCCCTTCAGATGGTCTTTTATCATGTAGCACCTTTCcagcatatacacacacacacgcacatctgCCTTGCCACCTGCGTTTTCAAAACTCTCAAGGCCACGGAAAAGATTTGTTGTAGcacttcacctgccacaatatcAATGCGACTCATGGCTCTGTGGCTGCGCAACTTCTCACAACAATGTGTTGCCTTAAAACCAGGAAACAGCAGAAACATAACCtgcaggtggtcgtaatgtttggCTGATTTGTCCCTGCAGTGCAAAAACACATATAAAATGTTGCCTAAAACTGTTTTGCTGAATATGATTTAGTATTAATTGATTCAtggatcttttgtttttttgttttttctgagtTCCTCTACGAGTTTTTGGTCCGATGAAGAGTCCCTGAACAAAGCCCTCTGTGGTGACACCTGAAGGGCACACTGGTCCCAATGTGTTTGGTACTTAATAAAGTCTTAAATACTTAAATAAGGTGAGCAGCTGAACTACTATAGTTTTCAATTACATTGACTACTTTCAAAAGTCCAAACTAAAATGAGTTATTAGGAGTTTTAGGTGTTTTTTCCGGTTGTTTTTGTAGCGCTTTTCTCTGAGGTTCCGTTGTAGAAGTCTTCTCTCGCTTCCACTGTGAATTAAATTAATGAATTGTACTTTTCGTGTTTTAATGTGACTTTAAATAAAGAGTATTTGACTACTTTTTACTGTGACTCTCTGTGTTTAGACGCCTGTGGCAGAGGTCGTCACCTTTTTTGGCTCATACAGCAGAGAAGCCTTGTGCTTTCGCAACTGGACTGAAAAAACATGACCTGTCACGCTGTGGTCTTGTTCTGCCAGGTCCAGTGTTGCGCAATAAACCGGTCAAATCCTTtgtcaatgtgtgtgtttaacacacacacaaaaaagaagtgATTGGCTGCTGAGGCTTCCTGAAGccgtgtccttattttcagagctcagtaggtggcgctgttagtttaaaaataatgtgaggtgtcattgaaatggttgttcgaAGCCAAACATTTCTCTGTAGACAGttccacctggtggcctctgaaaatcaggacactgtttcatgaaacctcatcgacccttcagtaGCATCCACGCAGATGAACGCAGGTTTTCTGTGGTGAGTTGCTCAAGCTGGAGTCGAACCAGCAACCAtcctgctgtgaggctgcagcagaatTAAACCACCATGATTTAGACCCAGCTCATACCTTCACACAACTAAAATAACTTGTTAGACTTGAATTTAAAGTCAAACTTTCTTCAATCCAATAAATGTTAGATTATATAAAGGTTGCGACCAGATGTCTCCTCTGTTTGGAGCAGGAGTGAGGAACGTCACTAAGGCTGTCGGGCCTCGTGGCTCCGTGTTTTCATATTAAACACTGGTGTCTACAAAACAGTTGTCACCGcacaacacacgcacacacacacacacagacagagacacacagcaaGAATGAATCGCTCCACTGTAAACTGCTTAAAATCCTTGGTGgtcttcctccacttcctgtgcTGGGTAAGTTTCTTCCAGCGTTTGTCATGAAGTTCCATACAgtttaaatgtgtgatttatgtgtataaaatgatttaaaaaaacaacctccGCGTGTGCAACTTGGAGCTGTGTGGTGCGTTCGTGGTGGCCTTCGGCATATTCCAGGGCATGCACTCCAAGTTCGGATCTCTGGTCACCACCTTCTGGCCCATCTTCCCCGCCAACACCCTGGTGGTGACCGGGACCATCGTCACCTGCGTGTGCTACCTGGGGGTCCtgggagggatgaaggagaacCGCTGCATGCTCATCTCTGTGAGTAGGACAGACCGGCCTCTTCACTGGACGGAGGGTTTGGCTGAGCCCCTGCTCTGTCCCCagttcttcctgctgctcttcatcctgATGCTGGTGGAGCTGGCCATGGCTGTGATCTTCCTGGTCTTCAGCAGGAAGGTGAGTTCGAGGCTCAGCTTCACCTAAGTGTCCACGCTGACGTCCCCTCTGCTGCAGATCGACACCTACTTTGAGCAGGACCTGATGCAGAGCCTGGAGACCTACCGGCAGTCGAGCTCGACCGGAAACCTGACCCTCAAGGCGGACTTGGACGCCGTCCAGCACCTGGTGGGCAGGCTCTGACCAGGCCTCCTGGAGACCTTCTCATCTCCTCTCTGTCGTCCTCAGTTCAAGTGCTGTGGAGTCCACAGTGAGCAGGACTGGCAGGGCGACGTTCCCATCTCCTGTTGTATTGAGGATCCATGTAACGtggcctccttctccttctggcCGGATGTAAGACTTGCTGACTCGCGCTGATGGGCGGGGAAGCTCGGGGTCCTCACTTTCACAGCgcactaggtggcgctcacaATGGAAAAAATCAACAttacagagcagagagtgccacctagtggaccctgaaaatgttttattttagttgaGAGAGAGTTGTGAATTCACCACCAAGTCGTCTTATGTGGCCTGTCAGTGtagtgatggctagatgaggcttcatgacacagtattcaagggtagatgaggcttcgtgacacagtattcaagggtagatgaggcttcatgacacaccactgaagagtagatgaggcttcatgacacagcattgaagggtagatgaggcttcacgacacACCACTGAagagtagatgaggcttcacgacacACCACTGAagagtagatgaggcttcatgacacagcattgaagggtagatgaggcttcatgacacaccactgaagggtagatgaggcttcatgacacaccactgaagagtagatgaggcttcatgacgcagcattgaagggtagatgaggcttcatgaaacagtgtcctggttttcagaggccaccaggtggcgctgtctgctgtataatgtttgaccaactaattcaatgaaacctcacctcatttctaaaccaagagcgccacctagtggactctgaacatgaggacactgtttcatgaaccctgcaatactgtttcatgatgcttcgCTGACTTAACACTATGTCAGAGTTTTGAACAAGATGGCTGGCTCAACTGCAGATTCTTGGAAAGCGATCATTGAATGGATAAATAAACAGTGAGTGACCGAGCCTCTTCTCCCAGGGTTGTCTCCTCAAGTTAAAGGACTGGTTCTCCAGGAACTACCTCAGTACTGGGGCCGGTGTCATCACCATGTTCATCATCCAGGTACGTGGCATCTTCAGCGCCGCAGCTGTGATTTACTGATGTCAAAAGGTACGAAACAACTGTCCATATGGCCttgtttattcatcattattattatgattttaaatGATTCCTTGTGAGAGTCCTTGAACATTTTAAAGAAATCCGTATATTGtgagatttattttaatttattttgtgagatttattttaacatatattgtgagatttattttaatttatattgtgagatttattttgattatttcaATTCAGATAAATTCTGAATtgaaataatcaaaataaatctcacaatattttcttttctcctcaTGATCATAAAGAAAGAATCCATAGATCTCAGTAGTCGGTTTTGGTCTGCTACAGACGTGTAGAAAGCTCAGCATGTGTTCACGTTTGACGCGCTGAAAGTGCTCTGACGGTCCTTTCTGACCACAGTTCATCTGCCTGTCCGTCACCATCCCGCTCTTCTGCCACTTCAGCAGACGCCGACTCGGCTACAAGTGAATGGTGCAGCGGCAAATGGAGCTGTGTCTGATGATAGTGACAGACGGCATCTAGTGTAAACAGCTTGATCATTATGGATatttaaagcaaaaatgaaGAAGGCCAAAAATGAACTCCAAACAAGTGTAGTGTTAAATTGctgccactagatgtcagcatTGTGGTGTTCTGGggtcagaagcttctctgctgtgaCACTGAGACTCAGGTGTCACAGGTTTCTCTCCTCTTTCTACAGCCTCAGGTGCGGGgccctggaagtgacaggcatgtgtttagtttttttgaaggtgacatgcatgactttattttttttatccccagATACAAATGATCtggagataactgttatctcgggagaaaaaaaaatgaagtcatgcatgccacatgtgtggtattattttgagtagaaggcacttgatcagagtgtgaaAAGCACACAGACTcgcagtgactgacaacgttgacagacagttacgaagccatgggagacacagtGGCAACAGGAAGTCATCGTTTCTTGAGACAAGAATTATctggagataaaaatgatctggagataattgttatctcgggctaaaaaaaaataaagtcacgcatgtcacctccaaaaaacaataaacacatgcatgtcacttccagggctctgtacaCAGGTGTTGacaaacctttttattttaatttattaaagaaaaaatctGTTCTAgatcatttgtttttgacaacCACTTTTGAAACCTGACGCCCAGTGTTGGACAGAATAGTTCTGACTGATGGCTGCAGCGTGGCCGACCAGGACGAAGGAGTTGAGCAGCAGATGGTTGGTTTTGGAGGTGGACTGGAGGTGGCAGACCCGGTCTGTGCACCCGTTGCCAGTTCTGCCCTGCGCCCGACTTTGACTCACgaataacacacacaaaacacaaacaaaattctAGGTTGAAATAaccaaaaaacacaacattacTGGGCAATTTTCAGCATATTTTTCGGAGCATATTTTAAGTATCCTTTTTTATTCCTTGGCCTCAGGTTTGTATCATGGTAACTAGAACTCCTTCTGTATCCTCGGTGTTAAATTTGGGTCACCGACTGTGGTGTTTCCACAAATGAAATATGCATCAGTTCGCTAAAAacctcctttttttaaaaaggtttaaCCTGCAAAGTTTTATTTGAAAGTTTTGCTGAATAAAACCATTAAACTTCGTGACATTTGTCTCATATTTTTCTGCACGCCGCACCTCTCCGCGCGCCTCACGTCCCCTGAAGCGGTGCTGCTGGTTCCACCGGGCCTCCAGCCGAGGCTCGGCGTCCTCCCTCCTCACGTATGTGGGTCAGCGCACAGCCAAGTCTGGCGCCCCTCCAGCTCATGTCGGGAGCCGGTCGCCACTGAAGACGCCAGACATGTGGCGCTGCGGCACGTTTCCGCTGGAAGGAAGAAGAAGCGGTGGATCGATGGTCCAGTGACCTGTTTGTTCCGCTGCGCTGCAGAGTCCTGCCTTAATTGAATTGTCACTTCAAAGATAAATCAATTAGGGCTTTTCTCCTCTCGCTGtcatttcctcctcctttttcctcacctcaccagaATCACGCTTCGACTTGTTTACAGCTTTCGAGATCGCTGAATGGTGTTTACTGCAAACCAAGCGCTGAATCGTTCCACGCTGAGTGGCGCTGGTACcaggcagcaggtggcgctctctcctGAAAACTGCTGTGAGGTCGCTCCAACCCTCAGACGTTAGAGCGcagggcgccatctagtggcccctgggaatgaggacgctgtttcgtgaagcccATCGCCACCAAAGCAACCACTGAAACTTCCAAAAGAGACGTTTTGCTCCACTTTGAAGGCTCCAGGAGGCTTTTAGCCAGATGTACCTCCTGAAGCTCACGTGCCTGTGCGAAATGTGAGCCACAGATAGATGTCAGTCACTTGCATTTTCATCAGCTTCCTCTCATAAAACTCAAGGACTTTACAAGGAAAACAATACTCTCAATAATGAcgataagaataataataacaacaataatacatGTAGGTTTAAAGAGAACAAAGTTTGCTTCTCCAAATACAATGTAAGGAACATAACCAAAAGAAGCAGTAGTTTATATAAAACAATGACAAGTCCATGAAATGGAAATAACAAATTCCAAAATATggaaattatattattattttttgtattaataAAAAAGCAGAATGTAGTAACCAGACTCTACAACAGATCATTTacaatttaaataattattattgatatGGAAATTGCAATAACTCAttccaaaatatgaaaattatatattttttgtataaaaaaagcAGAATGTAGTAACCAGACTTTACAACAGATCATTtacaatttaaattattattattaattcaaaaaatgtttatttccaaAACAAGTAGTGTGAGTTCTAACTGCatcacactttttatttatttattattttatcatatatatCGCTATTTGAGCAACAGTATGTTCTTCATGTCCATGGGTGACGGCCACAAGTTttactgcagtacaaacacaagcACCACTTTCAAAAACTGCAGTCAGGTGGCACCCATTCAGTGAGCACGAGCACGAGCACTGCAGCCCAGTATTGGACTGATATCTGATCCCTGCATGATAACAaccataataatgataatattttttattattatgagagCAAAAGAACCGATATATGATACAGGATATGATAAGGACATTGCATCATGAAAGAGCAGCAAAGGTGGCTTAAGTCTTGAGTGCAGAAATCCTCACTGTAACACTGGAAATCGTCTGCGTGTGCAGCGAGCGGCAGTTAAGGATTCGCGCGGATCCTGCGCTCGGTCATAAAAGCTGGCGCTCCGCATAAGTCTGATGAAGCGGCTGATGTTTCTTCAGACACCAGCTGGACTCCACTGATGGGACTGTGTGGTAATAGGAGGACATTTACATAGTAATGCAGCGACTCACCCGAGTCCCAGGAGAACAGTTGTGCTTTGACTGACAGGCGCAGgcttggacacacacacagacacacacacgcgcgccaTGTTGCTGCGTCACATTGGACAGTCGCCACCACCGAAACACCTGGGGATG contains:
- the LOC128762821 gene encoding leukocyte surface antigen CD53-like is translated as MNRSTVNCLKSLVVFLHFLCWLCGAFVVAFGIFQGMHSKFGSLVTTFWPIFPANTLVVTGTIVTCVCYLGVLGGMKENRCMLISFFLLLFILMLVELAMAVIFLVFSRKIDTYFEQDLMQSLETYRQSSSTGNLTLKADLDAVQHLFKCCGVHSEQDWQGDVPISCCIEDPCNVASFSFWPDGCLLKLKDWFSRNYLSTGAGVITMFIIQFICLSVTIPLFCHFSRRRLGYK
- the lman2lb gene encoding lectin, mannose-binding 2-like b, which produces MVVTDSNLRRTTSLSCSNVGFSFKDSYRSLCWLALVLALASRTLADEPNFEDFLKREYSLAKPYRGLGFSSAAQWELMGTAMVTTEHVRLTPDLQSRQGAVWSRIPLVLRDWELRVHFKIHGQGKKNLNGDGIAVWLTRDRMQHGPVFGNMNQFVGLGVFLDTYPNADKTHDRAFPYVSVMLGNGTLTYDHDRDGRPTELGGCAAMLRNVAHDTFLLVRYLKNRLTLKLDVDGKQEWKDCADVTGLRLPTGYFLGASSLTGDLSDNHDIISMKLYQLTPENGLDDKEEEEEEEEVLLPRVDNMEQFHVEVEEEGMSGVQLFFTILFSLLGLAVLAAVGAILYGRWKENKRKRFY